From the genome of Planctomycetota bacterium:
CTTCGGCGAGTGCGAACGGAGCGTGCTCCCGGCTCGACCCGCAGCCGAAGTTCTTGCCGCCGATGATGATCTGGTATTCGGAGACGCTGTTGTCGCCGACCTGTTTGACGAAGGGGATGTTGCCATCGGGCAGTCCGCGCTGGCCGGCCGGGACGCCGATGTTGGCGTACTTGCCGTAGAGCTTGCGCTCGGTCGGGTCGGTCATGGAGTAGATCAGATGTTCGGCCGGGATGATCTGGTCGGTGTCGATGTCATCACCCAGGACGTACGCCTTGCCGCGGATGCTCGTCTGCATGGTCGAATCCTTCACGAAAATGCGATCAAGTCGCGTGAGAACGCCAGTATAGGCCGGCCCGCGGCGCCTCGCCAGACGGAACAACGTTCGGGCCTGCGGAGCCGAAAATAACAACAATTTTGCCGGGAAATGTTATAAATCGCGATGCGGCGATGTGATGGGCAAAATTTGACTTATTTTGCGTTTTTGTTACCATAGCTTGACTATGCCTTCTCGCACAACCAAACGTCAAAGCACATCTTCGACCTCCCGTGCGCGTTCCGTCGGCCCAGCCCGGCGGACCACCAAAAAGAAGGCCACCGGCGTCAAAACCGCCTCCGTCAAAGCCAAGTCCGCCGCCGCCGACGCCCCCAGCTCAGCCGCCGGCTCCGCCATCACCAATTACTCCACCGCCCTCCGCTGGCTCTACGACCATACCGACTACGAGCGCATGCGCCTCGTCCGATACAACACCACGACCTTCAATCTCAACCGCATGCACCGGCTTCTCAAAGCCCTCGGCAATCCCCACAAGTCCCTCAAGTTCGTCCACATCGCCGGCACCAAGGGCAAGGGTTCCACCGTCGCCATGCTCGCCAACATGCTTCAGGCCAGCGGCTACACCATCGGAACCTACACCAGCCCTCATCTCATCGACCTCCGCGAACGCATCGCCATCAATGGCCAGATGATCTCCCACAACGACCTCACCGAGCTCTTCAAGCTCGTCAAGTCCAAGGCCCGGCAGTTCGCCAATGATCCGCCGACCTTCTTCGAGATCATGACCGCCGTCGGCATCCGCCACTTCGCCGATCAGGCCGTCGATCTGGCCATTCTCGAAACCGGACTCGGCGGCCGACTCGACTCGACCAATGTGGTGACCCCGCTCATCTGCGGCATCACGCAGATCAGCATCGATCACACCAACATCCTCGGCAAGACCCTGACCGAAATCGCCTCCGAAAAAGCCGGGATCATCAAGAAGAACATCCCCATCGTCACCTGCGAGCAGACCCCCGCTGCGATGAAGGTCTTCAAGACCGCCGCCGAGGAAGTCGGCGCCCCGCTGATCGTGACCGGCAAGGACATCGAGTTTTCCTACCGCTTCGAGTCCAACCGCGAGCTCGGCCCGCACACGCGCGTCTGCCTCACCACGCCGACCGCCACTTATGACCACCTGCCCGTCCCCTTGAAGGGCGAGCATCAGGCGCTCAACTGCTCCATCGCCATCGCCATTCTCGACAAGCTGCGCGAAAAGGGCTTCAAGACCACCGATGAGAAAATCACCGCCGGTCTCGCCGCCACGCGCCTGCCCGGCCGCATGGAGCAGGTCTGGGAAGAGCCGCGCATTCTCCTGGACGGCGCCCACAACGCCGCCTCCATCGCCGCCCTCATCAAGTCCATCGGGGCCCACGTCCCGTACGATTCGCTGGTCATGATCTTCGGCTGCGGCGAAGACAAAGACATCCGCGGCATGCTCGAACAGATCAACCTCGGCGCCGACAAAGTCATCTTCACCCGCGCCAAGTCCAACCCCCGCGCCGTCGAACCCCGCGAACTCATGCAGCGCTTCAACGAAGTCTCCGGCAAAATGTCCCAGACCGCCAAGACACTCGAAGACGCCTTCAACCTCGCCGCCCGAGCCGTCGGCCGCGAAGACCTCATCTGCGTCACCGGCAGTTTCTACCTCGTCGGCGAAGCCAAAAAATACCTCGCCGAACTCGCCGCCAAACGCGGCAAAACCCCGACCGGCGCCTAAGTGGTCATATGGTGATGTGGCGAAGTGGTGATGTAAAACTTCGCCTCGTTTTTTTGCATCACCCCATCACCACTTCACCACATCACCCCATCTCGTCATATACTGTCCCCCCATGAGCATCTACGACCCCAAAGCCATCGAACAGCGCTGGCAATCCTACTGGCGCGATCATAAAACCTTCGCCGCCCCGCAGCCGGGCGCGAAAAACTTCGACCCCCGCCAGCCCAAGTATTACGTGCTGGACATGTTCCCCTATCCCTCCGGCGTGGGCCTGCACGTCGGTCATCCCCTCGGCTACATCGCCACCGACATCGTCGCGCGATACAAGCGCATGAAGGGCTTCGCCGTCCTGCACCCGATGGGCTTCGACGCCTTCGGCCTCCCCGCTGAGCAGTACGCCGTCGAGACCGGCGTCCACCCCCGCGAGACGACGAAAAAAAACATCGACAACATGCTCCGCCAGCTCAAGCGCCTCGGTCTGAGCTACGACTGGGACCGCTGCCTTTCGACGACGGATGTCGACTACTACCAGTGGACGCAGTGGATCTTCCTCAAGCTCTACAAAAGCTACTTCAACGAAGCCGACCAGCGGGCCGAGCCCATCGACGAACTCGTCGCGCGCCTTCAGTCCGGTGAGCTGGACGTGGACGTGACCGGCCGCATCATCGACGTCGGCGCCTCCGGCGCGATGGACACACTCGGCGGCCCCGCCATCGGGGCGCGCAAGTGGCACGAACTGTCCCCCGAAGAACAGGAGGACGTCCTCGCCGACTATCGCCTCGCCTACGTTGCCGAGGTCCCCGTCAACTGGTGCCCCGCATTAGGGACCGTCCTCGCCAATGAGGAAGTCACCAACGAAGGCCGCTCCGAACGCGGGAATCATCCGGTCTACAAGCGGCCCTTAAGACAATGGATGCTCCGCATCACCGCCTACGCCGAGCGCCTCGCCGGCGACCTCGAACTCGTCGACTGGCCCGAAGCCATCAAGAAGATGCAGCGCGACTGGATCGGCCGCTCCGAAGGCGCGCTGGTGGACTTCGAAATCGAACCAAGGCGGGGGGACTTAAGTCCCCCCGGCTCCCACGACACCATCCGCGTTTTCACCACACGCCCCGACACCCTGTTCGGCGCGACCTACATGGTTCTCGCCCCCGAGCATCCGCTCGTCGATGCGATCAGCACCGAGGAACAACACGCCGCCGTCGACGCCTACCGCAAAGCCGCCGCCGCCAAGACCGATGTCGATCGACAGGTCGAAACCAAAACCAAGACCGGCGTCTTCACCGGCTCATTCGCCGTCAACCCCGTCAATGGCGAACAGATTCCCATCTGGATCGCCGACTACGTCATGATGGGCTACGGCACCGGCGCGATCATGGCCGTCCCCGCTCACGACACGCGCGACTTCGATT
Proteins encoded in this window:
- a CDS encoding 3-isopropylmalate dehydratase; the encoded protein is MQTSIRGKAYVLGDDIDTDQIIPAEHLIYSMTDPTERKLYGKYANIGVPAGQRGLPDGNIPFVKQVGDNSVSEYQIIIGGKNFGCGSSREHAPFALAEAGCKAVVAEFYARIFYRNCVNGGFLVPCETTQRLVSEIKTGDDVEINLADCTLTDHTTKKSYKLKELGDVQPIIAAGGVFEYAKSAGML
- a CDS encoding bifunctional folylpolyglutamate synthase/dihydrofolate synthase; the encoded protein is MPSRTTKRQSTSSTSRARSVGPARRTTKKKATGVKTASVKAKSAAADAPSSAAGSAITNYSTALRWLYDHTDYERMRLVRYNTTTFNLNRMHRLLKALGNPHKSLKFVHIAGTKGKGSTVAMLANMLQASGYTIGTYTSPHLIDLRERIAINGQMISHNDLTELFKLVKSKARQFANDPPTFFEIMTAVGIRHFADQAVDLAILETGLGGRLDSTNVVTPLICGITQISIDHTNILGKTLTEIASEKAGIIKKNIPIVTCEQTPAAMKVFKTAAEEVGAPLIVTGKDIEFSYRFESNRELGPHTRVCLTTPTATYDHLPVPLKGEHQALNCSIAIAILDKLREKGFKTTDEKITAGLAATRLPGRMEQVWEEPRILLDGAHNAASIAALIKSIGAHVPYDSLVMIFGCGEDKDIRGMLEQINLGADKVIFTRAKSNPRAVEPRELMQRFNEVSGKMSQTAKTLEDAFNLAARAVGREDLICVTGSFYLVGEAKKYLAELAAKRGKTPTGA